A region from the Canis lupus dingo isolate Sandy chromosome X, ASM325472v2, whole genome shotgun sequence genome encodes:
- the LOC112655508 gene encoding fatty acid-binding protein, adipocyte-like, with product MCDAFVGTWKLSSSENFDDYMKEVGVGFATRKVAGMAKPNRIISVNGDVITIKSESTFKNTEISFKLGQEFDEVTADYRNVKSIITLDGGVLVQVQKWDGESTTIKRKQVDDKLVVECIRKGVTSTRIYERA from the coding sequence ATGTGTGATGCTTTTGTGGGTACCTGGAAGCTTAGCTCCAGTGAAAACTTTGATGATTACATGAAAGAAGTGGGAGTGGGCTTCGCCACCAGGAAAGTGGCTGGCATGGCCAAACCCAACAGGATCATCAGTGTAAACGGGGATGTGATCACCATTAAATCGGAAAGcacctttaaaaatacagagatttccTTCAAACTGGGCCAGGAATTTGATGAAGTTACTGCGGATTACAGAAACGTAAAGAGCATCATAACCTTAGATGGAGGTGTCCTGGTACAGGTGCAGAAGTGGGATGGAGAATCAACTAccataaagagaaaacaagtggATGATAAACTGGTGGTGGAATGTATCAGGAAAGGCGTCACTTCTACCAGAATTTATGAGAGAGCATAA